The proteins below come from a single Chryseobacterium capnotolerans genomic window:
- a CDS encoding energy transducer TonB: MRTILLFFALCFANFSFAQELEDRDDSFIVENNKNLFKIDIKEPFLQIASKCNDFKPAAFGGGVSAYKDILAKYMYTYLNADFYTLSGDFTFTLIIDESGKVIDAVGAPKVLHSEAFFDDMQYVVRRIKRNWKPATCNGQPVKSEMKVKMNFSSLSVDM, translated from the coding sequence ATGAGAACGATACTTTTATTTTTTGCCTTATGTTTTGCAAACTTTTCATTTGCACAGGAGCTTGAAGACAGAGATGATTCTTTTATTGTAGAAAACAATAAAAACCTTTTTAAAATAGACATTAAAGAACCCTTTTTACAGATTGCTTCAAAATGTAATGATTTTAAGCCAGCCGCCTTTGGAGGAGGAGTATCAGCGTATAAAGATATTCTGGCTAAATACATGTATACCTACCTGAATGCAGATTTCTATACCCTGAGCGGAGACTTTACATTTACTTTAATAATAGATGAGTCTGGGAAAGTGATAGATGCCGTAGGAGCTCCAAAAGTATTACACAGTGAAGCCTTTTTTGATGATATGCAATATGTGGTGAGAAGAATTAAAAGAAACTGGAAACCTGCAACCTGTAACGGACAGCCGGTTAAATCAGAAATGAAAGTAAAAATGAATTTCTCTTCATTATCAGTTGATATGTAA
- a CDS encoding energy transducer TonB: MNKKLLTIFLFTLFSLNLFAQETVQNSPEKAMPGGIGRFREEVAKQIDLSGFVWNEPFNLVATFTVSKEGKMENIKLEKSSGNTEFDQRILDGIKRLRKKKWTPAGKNSEPIESFFRLPMTFHPPK, encoded by the coding sequence ATGAATAAAAAACTATTAACCATTTTCTTATTTACTCTATTTTCATTGAACTTATTCGCGCAGGAAACTGTACAGAATTCACCTGAAAAAGCTATGCCTGGAGGAATCGGTCGTTTCAGAGAGGAAGTAGCCAAACAAATTGATCTTAGTGGTTTTGTTTGGAATGAACCTTTTAATCTTGTAGCGACTTTTACTGTAAGCAAAGAAGGGAAAATGGAGAATATAAAATTAGAAAAATCTTCCGGAAATACTGAATTTGATCAAAGAATTCTGGACGGAATTAAACGTCTCAGAAAGAAAAAGTGGACGCCTGCCGGCAAAAATAGTGAGCCTATAGAGTCTTTTTTCAGGCTTCCAATGACTTTTCACCCTCCAAAATAA
- a CDS encoding thiamine pyrophosphate-dependent enzyme yields MAEQIVEMLENANVKRIYAVTGDSLNHLNIAVKKSSIQWIHVRHEEVGAYAAAAEAELDGLAVCAGSCGPGHVHLINGVYEAHRSHVPMLVIASTIPSDEMGMDYFQETNTIKLFDDCSYYNQMITRPEQVQRTVQTAIQHAISKKGVAVIGLPGDVSELDAQETTTSTQIFKTNPVIRPSDDELKNLATLINESKKITLYCGIGASEASTEVIQLSNLLKAPVGYSFRGKMAIQPNNPNEIGLTGLLGFPSAYHAMHEADLVILLGTDFPYQKFMPVKNKIVQIDESPERLGRRAKLELGLTGDIKQTILALLPMLNEKTDVDFLNEQLAFYDKVKENQLEYVNDSGKEDAIQPEYVAHTLDRLAKKDAIFTVDTGMCCVWGARFITGTGERKMLGSFNHGSMANAMPMAIGASLSHPDKQVIAMCGDGGLSMLLGDMATIFQYKLPVKLIVFNNRTLGMVKLEMEVGGMPDNETDMINPDFALVAQAMGYPGKNVHKPEEVENAIKECLDYNGPYLLNIFTNPNALALPPKIELDQVLGMTKSMAQLMLGGKMDEVLETVKSNYKHIKGLL; encoded by the coding sequence ATAGCAGAGCAAATTGTTGAAATGCTCGAAAATGCTAATGTGAAAAGAATTTATGCAGTAACGGGAGATAGTCTCAATCACCTAAATATTGCGGTGAAGAAAAGCAGTATTCAGTGGATCCATGTGAGACATGAAGAAGTTGGAGCCTATGCTGCTGCTGCTGAAGCCGAACTGGACGGTCTTGCAGTATGCGCAGGAAGCTGTGGGCCAGGGCATGTTCACCTGATTAATGGGGTGTACGAAGCGCACAGATCCCATGTTCCAATGTTGGTGATTGCTTCTACAATTCCTAGTGATGAAATGGGAATGGATTACTTCCAGGAAACCAATACAATAAAGCTATTCGACGATTGCAGCTATTATAATCAAATGATTACACGTCCTGAACAGGTACAAAGAACCGTCCAAACAGCTATCCAACATGCAATTTCTAAAAAAGGAGTAGCAGTAATTGGCCTCCCGGGCGATGTCTCAGAACTGGATGCACAAGAAACGACAACTTCGACTCAGATCTTTAAAACTAATCCTGTCATAAGGCCATCGGATGATGAATTGAAAAATCTGGCAACACTGATCAATGAAAGCAAAAAAATAACACTTTATTGTGGGATAGGAGCCTCTGAAGCCAGTACTGAAGTTATACAACTGTCCAATCTATTAAAAGCGCCTGTAGGATATTCATTCCGGGGGAAAATGGCAATTCAGCCTAATAATCCAAATGAAATCGGACTTACAGGTTTGTTAGGTTTTCCTTCTGCCTACCATGCGATGCATGAAGCCGATCTTGTGATCCTTCTCGGTACTGATTTCCCTTATCAGAAATTTATGCCGGTGAAAAATAAAATCGTTCAGATTGATGAAAGTCCGGAAAGATTAGGAAGAAGAGCAAAACTTGAATTGGGACTTACAGGAGATATTAAGCAAACGATATTAGCCTTACTTCCCATGCTAAACGAGAAAACTGATGTTGATTTTCTCAATGAACAGCTGGCTTTTTATGATAAAGTAAAAGAAAACCAGTTAGAATATGTCAACGATTCAGGGAAAGAAGATGCTATTCAGCCGGAATATGTAGCCCATACCTTAGACAGGCTGGCTAAAAAAGATGCCATTTTCACTGTAGATACAGGGATGTGTTGTGTTTGGGGGGCAAGATTTATTACGGGAACTGGAGAACGAAAAATGCTGGGGTCATTTAATCATGGATCTATGGCCAATGCTATGCCGATGGCAATCGGAGCGTCTCTTTCTCATCCCGATAAACAAGTCATTGCCATGTGTGGTGATGGAGGTTTATCCATGCTCTTAGGAGATATGGCAACCATTTTTCAATATAAACTTCCTGTAAAACTCATTGTTTTTAATAACAGAACTTTAGGAATGGTAAAATTGGAAATGGAAGTAGGCGGAATGCCGGATAATGAAACCGATATGATTAATCCGGATTTTGCATTAGTAGCCCAGGCTATGGGATACCCTGGAAAGAATGTTCACAAACCTGAGGAGGTAGAAAATGCCATTAAAGAATGTCTGGATTATAACGGCCCTTATCTCCTTAATATCTTTACCAATCCCAATGCTTTGGCTCTTCCCCCAAAGATTGAACTGGATCAGGTTCTCGGAATGACCAAATCTATGGCTCAGCTGATGCTGGGAGGAAAAATGGATGAAGTGCTTGAAACGGTTAAAAGTAACTATAAACACATCAAAGGGTTGTTATAG